From the genome of Chiloscyllium punctatum isolate Juve2018m chromosome 13, sChiPun1.3, whole genome shotgun sequence, one region includes:
- the LOC140484472 gene encoding uncharacterized protein, with the protein FNLGRHKGTRTTEKPWKCGDCGKEYNYPSELETHQRSHTGDKPWKCGDCGKGFNYPSQLEIHRRSHTGERPFTCSMCRKGFTELSKLHMHMHVHTGERPFPCSLCGKEFTQLSTLLTHRRVHTDKRPFQCSACKKSFKSRTEVLTHQRTHTGERPFTCSVCGKAFTQSSTLQKHQRVHTGERPYTCSMCGKGFTQSSSLVEHQRVHTGERPFTCSLCGKGFTHSSHLQTHQRIHTGERPFTCSVCRRGFTQKSSLLGHERLHTGERPFTCSVCGKGFTRSSNLVTHQRIHK; encoded by the coding sequence TTCAACCTGGGGAGACACAAAGGCACCCGCACCACAGAGAAACCATGGAAATGTGGAGACTGTGGGAAAGAATACAATTACCCATCTGAACTGGAAACTCATCAACGCAGTCACACTGGAGACAAACCATGGAAATGTGGAGATTGTGGAAAGGGATTTAATTACCCATCTCAGCTGGAAATTCATCGACGCAGTCACAccggagagaggccattcacctgctccatgtgtagAAAGGGATTCACAGAGCTATCGAAGCTCCATATGCACATGcatgttcacactggggagagaccattcccctGCTCATTGTGTGGGAAGGAATTCACACAGTTATCCACCCTGCTGACGCACAGACGTGTTCACACTGATAAGAGACCTTTTCAATGTTCAGCATGTAAGAAGAGTTTTAAAAGTAGAACTGAGGTACTGACGCACCAGCGCACTCATactggagagaggccattcacctgctctgtgtgtgggaaggCATTCACTCAGTCTTCTACCCTGCAgaaacaccagcgagttcacacaggggagaggccgtacacctgctccatgtgtggaaagggattcactcagtcatccagTCTTGTGGAGCACCAGAGAGTTcatactggggagaggccattcacttgctccctgtgtgggaagggatttaccCATTCATCCCATCTGCAGACACACCAGCGAATTCatactggggagaggccgttcacctgctctgtaTGTAGAAGGGGATTTACACAAAAATCCAGCCTTCTTGGGCACGAGCGCCTACATACTGGGGAGAGACCCTTTACCTGCTCTgtatgtgggaagggattcactcgatcATCCAATCTGGTGACTCACCAACGAATACACAAGTAA